In one Streptomyces sp. NBC_01241 genomic region, the following are encoded:
- a CDS encoding cytochrome P450 gives MRPSERQLRAQLAFFHDFIRVQAERGDPYAKVLSVPESPYPHFEEIRARGPLHQSSIGAWVTADHALANQILRDRRFGVRKASGERLPEFIGFDNSMLGADPPDHTRLRRIATPTLNPRMAEGWRTRIEEICDRLIDEILAEAGPFDLMTAFAQRLPVALIADLVGIPDGHRDDFHRISRRMTPLLEGVVTYEQTQSTETAIREITDLLVDVIAQSKADPRDDMITRLLGLVDEGTMTMAELVPMVTFVPLAGSETTVNLIGNGVLALLSHPEQWRLLVERPELAAGVAEETLRFDPPVQQYRRIVHERLELAGCTLPVDGELAIMVGGANRDPKVFPDPNTFDITRSVGADTLAFSAGIHYCMGANLAKLEAEIAFRALATRMPGLRRAGRIRRGSSFIIRGMAEFPVAAR, from the coding sequence ATGCGGCCGAGCGAACGACAGCTGCGGGCGCAGCTCGCCTTCTTCCATGACTTCATCCGCGTCCAGGCCGAGCGGGGCGACCCGTACGCCAAGGTGCTGAGCGTGCCGGAGAGTCCGTATCCCCACTTCGAGGAGATCCGGGCCCGGGGTCCTCTCCACCAGAGCTCCATCGGCGCCTGGGTGACGGCGGACCACGCGCTCGCCAACCAGATCCTGCGGGACCGGCGCTTCGGGGTCCGGAAGGCGAGCGGGGAGCGGCTCCCGGAGTTCATCGGCTTCGACAACTCGATGCTCGGCGCCGATCCGCCCGACCACACGAGGCTGCGCCGTATCGCGACGCCCACCCTCAACCCGCGCATGGCCGAGGGCTGGCGGACCCGTATCGAGGAGATCTGCGACCGGCTGATCGACGAGATCCTCGCCGAGGCCGGTCCGTTCGACCTGATGACGGCCTTCGCGCAACGGCTGCCCGTCGCGCTGATCGCCGACCTCGTCGGGATCCCGGACGGCCATCGTGACGACTTCCACCGCATCAGCCGCCGGATGACGCCCCTGCTGGAGGGTGTGGTCACCTACGAGCAGACGCAGAGCACCGAGACGGCGATCCGGGAGATCACGGACCTTCTCGTCGACGTCATCGCGCAGAGCAAGGCCGATCCGCGGGACGACATGATCACGCGCCTGCTGGGGCTGGTCGACGAGGGCACCATGACCATGGCGGAGCTGGTGCCGATGGTGACCTTCGTGCCGCTGGCGGGCAGTGAGACCACCGTCAACCTGATCGGCAACGGTGTCCTCGCGCTGCTGTCCCACCCCGAGCAGTGGCGGCTCCTGGTCGAGCGGCCCGAGCTCGCGGCCGGAGTGGCCGAGGAGACCCTGCGCTTCGACCCGCCGGTCCAGCAGTACCGGCGCATCGTGCACGAGCGGCTTGAGCTGGCCGGCTGCACGCTGCCCGTCGACGGTGAGCTGGCGATCATGGTCGGTGGGGCCAACCGCGACCCGAAGGTCTTCCCCGACCCGAACACCTTCGACATCACGCGCAGCGTCGGCGCCGACACCCTGGCGTTCTCCGCGGGCATCCACTACTGCATGGGCGCCAACCTGGCGAAGCTGGAGGCGGAGATCGCGTTCCGGGCGCTGGCCACCCGGATGCCGGGGCTGCGCCGGGCGGGCCGGATACGGCGCGGCAGCTCGTTCATCATCCGCGGGATGGCGGAGTTCCCGGTGGCGGCCCGCTGA
- a CDS encoding thioesterase II family protein: MTTAQDDTGLWIRRYHPAPDSAVRLLCLPHAGGSASFYFPVSRALSPAVEVLAVQYPGRQDRRSEPNIDDLPSLARAILGALDGVLDKPLALFGHSMGATVGFELARMLEQERGIVPAWLFASGRRAPSMPRDERNHLASDPEFIKELQRLQGTAGNILGDEEMLRMILPATRSDYRAAETYRYVPGAPLSCPITAFVGDDDPKVTVEEARAWQDHTSAAFDFHVFDGGHFFLTAHQSRLLKTMLDQLQSLSPPGDPARTGR; encoded by the coding sequence ATGACGACTGCGCAGGACGACACCGGTTTGTGGATCCGCCGGTATCATCCGGCACCGGACAGCGCCGTCAGGCTGCTGTGCCTGCCACACGCCGGAGGGTCCGCCAGCTTCTACTTCCCGGTCTCCCGCGCCCTTTCGCCGGCCGTCGAGGTCCTGGCCGTGCAGTACCCGGGCCGTCAGGACCGGCGTTCGGAACCGAACATCGACGATCTGCCCTCCCTCGCGCGGGCGATCCTCGGCGCACTCGACGGGGTTCTCGACAAGCCGCTCGCGCTCTTCGGGCACAGCATGGGCGCGACGGTCGGCTTCGAACTGGCGCGCATGCTGGAGCAGGAGCGGGGCATCGTTCCGGCCTGGTTGTTCGCCTCGGGGCGGCGAGCCCCGTCCATGCCGCGGGACGAGCGCAACCACCTGGCCTCCGACCCGGAGTTCATCAAGGAACTGCAGCGTCTGCAGGGCACCGCCGGAAACATCCTCGGCGACGAGGAGATGCTGCGCATGATCCTGCCCGCCACGCGTTCCGACTACCGGGCGGCGGAGACCTACAGGTACGTGCCCGGCGCCCCGCTGAGCTGTCCGATCACCGCCTTCGTGGGCGACGACGACCCGAAGGTCACGGTCGAGGAGGCGCGGGCCTGGCAGGACCACACCAGCGCCGCGTTCGACTTCCACGTCTTCGACGGCGGCCACTTCTTCCTCACGGCGCATCAGTCCCGCCTGCTGAAGACCATGCTGGACCAGTTGCAGTCCCTGTCGCCTCCCGGGGACCCGGCCCGAACCGGTCGCTAG
- a CDS encoding metallophosphoesterase family protein, whose protein sequence is MAGSEVRRLLAISDLHVVYAENRALVEGLRPQNEGDWLVVAGDVGEYVADVEWALDLLRRRFAKVIWAPGNHELWMPRDDVVQLRGEARYQHLVALCRRLGVVTPEDPYPVWDAGGDPVLIAPLFVGYDYSWRPAGARTRDEALAVAEERGVVCTDEFFLHPDPHARRDDWCRARAASTKRRLDAERDGLPTVLVNHYPLVREPTRILRHPEFALWCGTDLTADWHMRYEARTVVYGHLHIPRTTWHDGVRFEEVSVGYPREWRRRSGPPARLRPVLPAPVAQPS, encoded by the coding sequence GTGGCCGGGTCCGAGGTCCGCCGGCTGCTGGCGATCAGCGATCTGCACGTGGTGTACGCCGAGAACCGTGCCCTCGTCGAGGGGCTGCGTCCGCAGAACGAAGGCGACTGGCTCGTCGTCGCGGGCGACGTCGGCGAGTACGTCGCCGACGTCGAATGGGCCCTCGACCTGCTGCGGCGCCGCTTCGCCAAGGTGATCTGGGCGCCCGGCAACCACGAACTCTGGATGCCCCGCGACGACGTGGTGCAACTGCGCGGCGAGGCGCGCTATCAGCATCTGGTGGCGCTGTGCCGCCGCCTCGGTGTGGTGACCCCCGAGGACCCGTACCCCGTGTGGGACGCCGGAGGCGATCCGGTCCTGATCGCGCCCCTGTTCGTCGGCTACGACTACAGCTGGCGACCGGCCGGCGCCCGTACCAGGGACGAGGCGCTGGCCGTGGCGGAGGAGCGGGGCGTCGTCTGCACCGACGAGTTCTTCCTCCACCCCGACCCGCACGCGCGCCGCGACGACTGGTGCCGGGCCCGCGCCGCGTCGACGAAGCGGCGGCTCGACGCGGAGCGCGACGGGCTGCCCACCGTGCTGGTCAACCACTATCCGCTGGTGAGGGAGCCGACCAGGATCCTCCGGCACCCCGAGTTCGCCCTGTGGTGCGGCACCGACCTGACCGCCGACTGGCACATGCGCTACGAGGCCCGCACCGTCGTCTACGGCCACCTCCACATCCCCCGGACCACCTGGCACGACGGCGTGCGGTTCGAGGAGGTGTCGGTCGGCTACCCGCGTGAATGGCGACGCCGCTCCGGCCCGCCCGCCCGGCTCCGCCCGGTGCTGCCCGCACCGGTCGCCCAGCCCTCCTGA
- a CDS encoding helix-turn-helix transcriptional regulator, with protein sequence MVRVEWDAELAVLRASLAACVRGTGGSVVIRGPVGVGKTELLRSLVREAAVAGGAHVGATGSQAEQTNPMGAMTQIFAGLDLRGEEAARAQRLLEAGALTSMLQDSDDESRAQVDVAVLHGLTGIILAAAQRAPLLIGVDDAHFVDADSLECLRYLVRRIDHAPVLVVLNDNTTVRPARPMIWAELLSQPHRQLIRLNMLSPVGVAAVLRAEAVDLRDNTPASLYEATGGSPLLLMALVEELRAAQVRRQAGHPETSLPASGHVFGQAVLNCLMRSDPSLLPVVRAVAALDEAVPVAFLAELLDWTTSATEWAVEAATEAGLIADGRLRHRRSRDVVLELMEPRERVALHARLAGLLDRVGAAPVRVARHWVAARRPTPPGSVPVLLKAAEQALAQDDSGLALDCLRLATRVKAEPCSRVGIDALLARAKWRLDPVFAEHHVDRLLDAFRSGQLPSEDALRLVAPLEWYGRPAEAEAVLTRVEASAGSGSPGVPSVPLYNARMALAYWYPGVVEPVKEPPAASSARSVTAAEPKSLAAGIVHTVYASGYTDTVVADAKALLHSCRLEDHTLYPIMIALETLVFADCLDAAASWCDRLLDEARRRSAPAWRAMLYGLRAMVSYRQGDLAAAERCARTCLRQILPRGLGILIGIPLSVLIMTATRAGENEQALSHLNMAVPDAMFQTTVGLHYRRARGHYYLACGRHEAAMEDFEACGDLMRRWGSDFPGLVPWRTDLAAARLAGGLSAGTLAADQTARLGTQNARTRGITLRVLAASSELRSRPPMLREAVDLLQASGDRLELAETLAALSHAQHALGEYSHAQVIGRRAEQFTGQMLVALPGQRQGPPSETGPADVPPGEVSPADDPAIVDLSDAERRVASLAARGCTNREISRKLFVTVSTVEQHLTRVYRKLRINSRSDLPTSLLSCAGNPP encoded by the coding sequence ATGGTCCGTGTCGAATGGGATGCCGAACTCGCGGTACTGCGCGCGTCTCTCGCCGCTTGCGTCCGCGGCACCGGAGGGTCGGTGGTCATCCGCGGCCCGGTAGGGGTCGGCAAGACCGAACTCCTGCGCAGTCTGGTGCGCGAGGCGGCCGTCGCCGGTGGCGCCCACGTGGGCGCCACCGGGTCCCAGGCCGAGCAGACCAATCCGATGGGGGCGATGACCCAGATCTTCGCCGGCCTGGACCTGCGGGGCGAGGAGGCCGCCCGCGCCCAGCGGCTGCTGGAGGCCGGCGCGCTCACCTCGATGCTGCAGGACAGCGACGACGAGTCGCGGGCCCAGGTCGACGTGGCGGTCCTGCACGGCCTGACCGGCATCATCCTGGCCGCGGCCCAACGGGCGCCGCTGCTGATCGGGGTCGACGACGCCCACTTCGTGGACGCGGACTCCCTGGAGTGTCTGCGCTATCTGGTGCGCCGTATCGACCACGCGCCCGTCCTCGTCGTGCTCAACGACAACACCACCGTCCGGCCGGCGCGGCCGATGATCTGGGCCGAGCTGCTCAGCCAGCCGCACCGCCAGCTCATCCGCCTCAACATGCTGTCCCCGGTGGGCGTCGCCGCGGTACTGCGGGCCGAGGCCGTCGACCTCCGGGACAACACCCCGGCGAGCCTGTACGAGGCGACCGGCGGCAGCCCTCTGCTGCTCATGGCGCTCGTCGAGGAGCTGCGGGCTGCGCAGGTGCGCCGGCAGGCCGGTCACCCCGAGACGTCGCTCCCTGCCTCCGGGCACGTCTTCGGGCAGGCGGTGCTGAACTGCCTGATGCGCAGCGACCCGAGCCTGCTGCCGGTGGTGCGCGCCGTCGCCGCGCTGGACGAGGCGGTGCCCGTCGCCTTCCTGGCCGAACTACTGGACTGGACGACGTCGGCCACCGAGTGGGCCGTGGAGGCCGCCACGGAGGCGGGTCTGATCGCCGACGGCCGTCTGCGTCACCGGCGTTCCCGCGACGTGGTGCTGGAGCTGATGGAGCCGCGGGAGCGCGTCGCGCTGCACGCCCGGCTCGCCGGACTGCTGGACCGGGTCGGCGCCGCGCCGGTGCGTGTGGCGCGGCACTGGGTGGCCGCACGCCGGCCCACGCCGCCCGGGTCGGTGCCGGTACTGCTGAAGGCGGCCGAGCAGGCGCTGGCGCAGGACGACAGCGGCCTGGCCCTCGACTGCCTGCGGCTGGCCACCCGCGTGAAGGCCGAACCCTGTTCGCGCGTGGGCATCGACGCTCTGCTGGCGCGTGCGAAGTGGCGGCTCGACCCCGTCTTCGCGGAGCACCATGTGGACAGGCTTCTGGACGCCTTCCGGTCCGGGCAGCTTCCCTCCGAGGACGCGCTGAGGCTGGTCGCCCCGCTGGAGTGGTACGGCCGGCCCGCCGAGGCGGAGGCGGTGCTGACCCGGGTCGAGGCGTCGGCCGGATCGGGGAGCCCCGGCGTCCCCTCGGTTCCGCTGTACAACGCCCGCATGGCGCTGGCCTACTGGTACCCGGGAGTGGTCGAGCCGGTGAAGGAGCCGCCGGCCGCCTCGTCGGCGCGGTCCGTCACCGCGGCCGAGCCCAAGTCCCTGGCGGCGGGCATCGTCCACACCGTGTACGCGTCCGGGTACACCGACACCGTCGTGGCCGACGCCAAGGCGCTGCTGCACAGCTGCCGCCTGGAGGACCACACCCTCTACCCCATCATGATCGCCCTCGAGACGCTGGTCTTCGCGGACTGTCTGGACGCGGCGGCGTCCTGGTGCGACCGTCTGCTCGACGAGGCACGACGGCGGTCGGCGCCCGCCTGGCGGGCCATGCTCTACGGGCTGCGGGCGATGGTGAGTTACCGTCAGGGCGACCTGGCCGCGGCGGAGCGTTGTGCCCGCACGTGTCTGCGGCAGATTCTGCCCAGGGGTCTGGGCATTCTGATCGGCATCCCGCTGTCCGTCCTGATCATGACCGCCACCCGGGCGGGCGAGAACGAACAGGCCCTCAGCCATCTGAACATGGCGGTGCCGGACGCCATGTTCCAGACCACCGTCGGACTGCACTACCGGCGTGCCCGCGGCCACTACTACCTCGCCTGCGGCAGACACGAGGCCGCGATGGAGGACTTCGAGGCCTGCGGCGACCTGATGCGCCGCTGGGGCTCGGATTTTCCGGGACTGGTGCCGTGGCGCACCGACCTCGCCGCGGCCCGGCTGGCGGGCGGGCTGTCCGCGGGCACCCTGGCCGCCGACCAGACGGCGCGGCTGGGCACCCAGAACGCCCGCACTCGGGGCATCACGCTGCGGGTGCTCGCCGCCTCCAGCGAGCTGCGCAGCCGGCCCCCGATGCTGCGGGAGGCGGTCGATCTACTGCAGGCCTCCGGGGACCGGTTGGAGCTGGCCGAGACCCTGGCGGCGCTCAGCCACGCCCAGCACGCCCTCGGCGAGTACTCCCACGCCCAGGTGATCGGCCGCCGGGCGGAGCAGTTCACCGGCCAGATGCTGGTGGCCCTGCCGGGGCAGCGGCAGGGTCCCCCCTCGGAGACGGGCCCGGCGGACGTCCCCCCGGGAGAGGTCTCGCCGGCGGACGATCCGGCCATCGTGGACCTCAGCGACGCCGAGCGCCGGGTCGCCTCGCTCGCGGCGCGGGGGTGCACCAACCGGGAGATCTCCAGGAAGCTGTTCGTCACGGTGAGCACCGTCGAGCAGCATCTGACCCGGGTCTACCGCAAGTTGCGGATCAACAGCCGCTCGGATCTGCCGACCAGCCTGCTCTCCTGTGCGGGCAACCCTCCCTGA